GATTCGGGAGCGAAGAATGACATCGGGTGTCCAGCACAACCGGGATATTTTTCGTTGAAGCCGCTTCAGCGGTTCGACTTCGTTGGCCATGACGGCCACCGGATTGTCGATACGGGCCAGATGAAAGTCGAAAGGCGATCCCAGTTTATGTCGGTTCCGGACGATAAAAGACGATTCCCGGCGCAGCACCTTGCTCTGTTCGGCGACGGTCAGAAAATCCTCCAGCTTGCTGTACCGGTCATCGACCAGGAGGTGGTTCTGGCTCTCCTCGATGCTGTGATGCAAATGGGTCGCACCGGGCGATGCGCCCCGTTCAATGGCCAGGAAGGCGCGCCGGCAGAAGCGGCTGAGTCGAATCCTATCACGAATGCTGTGTTGCAAAACAGAAGCGAAAATATGGTCGTGATTCACGGTGGTCATGCTGTAAATGGCCTCCATGTACCGCTGCATGATCTTCAGAGCCGCTTTGCGCAAATCGCCGACGCTCGGCAGGGGATCATCGAACTCGAAGGAGGCCGGGTTATGCATATCCGCCTGGATCGATCGGGTCTGCAGGTAAGGCGCCGCTTCGATGGCTTTGCCGAAGCGGATGTCGATGTCCACACCGGAAGTCAGCATGGCCCCTTCGGTCATGAGCTCTTCGGTGAGCTTCTCGGGTAGATCCTCCACCAGTCGTTCGGCGATCTTTTTCAGGAGGTTTTCCCTGGCCCGCAGGGGATAGTAGGTGATGTTCACCGGAACGATACAGGTGCCTAAAGGACTCACATCGGACATGGCCTCCAGATTGAACAGGGGCAACAGCCGTTGCATCTCCAACGGTGCATGCTCGGCCAGCCACATGAAACGTTGGCGGTAAAACTCGGTTCGCAGGGCCAGGTGGGCGGCGCCGGTGTGGGGCGGGTGTTTGCCGCCCGCATATGAAACCATGTAGCGGCCCTTCTCGATGATCTTCTTATTTTTCACCATGCGCCCCTCGGGGAAAATGATCCAACCGGCCTCGTTGGTCAAGAGGGTCTTGACGATCAGACGGTCCCGATGGGGATCCTTGGTGGAGACGGCGCCCACGGATTCCAGGAAGCGGCCGACGGCACCGATGAAAAACTCCGAGGAGGCCAACGACCAGATCGGTGTCTGCACCAGTTTGTGCAGATAGTAGGGCATCAAAAAGGTTTCCAGGCGCGTAAAGTGATTGATCACGAAAATCTTTGCGCCTTCGGGGATGTTCTCCGTGCCGTGCAGGGCCACCTTTGCCTTGGAAAGATTGGCGAGGGTTTTGAACACCATGCTGGTGGTGCGATACGCAAATGGATTCATAATCTAAGTATTGACAGGTTTGGGGCTAACCTTTAGATTGCGACCGAATTCATGCGTCGTCGGTGCTTCCCGTTCAGTCTGTGCCCGCCCAGCGAGGACAAGCGGCACCACGAATCACAGAGCGTAGATGTACAGAACAGATTTCAAGAAGTCAAACAGGCATTCATCCTGATGCAACCGTTCCTTGCCGTTGCCTTAAGTGGCGGGATTGACTCTCTGGTGTCCGCCGCCCTTCTGAAGGAACAAGGCCACCGGTTGATCGGTCTGCATTTCCTCACCGGTTACGAAGCGGGTTTCCCCGTGCCGGAATCCGCGTCTGTGCCCGGCGGATCAGACGCCATCGCCGCTTTTGCCCGCAAGTCGATGGATCTTCTGGCCGCACAGATTGATATTCCTATTTACGTCATTGACTTGCGGTCACACTTTCAACGCCAGGTGGTGCGCTATTTTGTGGATACCTATGCCGGGGGCCGGACCCCCAACCCGTGTCTTGTCTGCAATCCCACAATTAAATACGGCTTGCTTCTCTCCGAGGCCATACGCCTGGGGGCGTCCGGAATAGCGACCGGCCACTACGCTCGAATCGAGCGCTCGACGGATGGCCGTATTCACCTGTTGCGCGGCAGGGATGCGAAGAAAGAGCAGTCCTATTTCCTCTCACGGTTGACCCAACTCCAATTGGCCGCCGCCACGCTGCCGTTGGGCCACCTGACCAAGGCCCAAACGCGCCATATCGCCCAGCAGATGGGGCTCGTGCCCGTCAGCAGGCAGGAAAGCCAGGACATCTGTTTTATCCGGAGCAAGGGCTATGCGGATTTTTTAATGCAGCAACCCGGCTTTGCGTTCAGCCCGGGTCCCATCGAAAACAGCGAAGGGGAGACGATCGGCCGCCATAACGGGTTGCATCGTTTCACCATCGGCCAGCGCCGTGGGATCAACTGTCCGGCGGCGCGTCCTTATTATGTGATCCGAATCGACATGGCCCGCAATTGCCTGATCGTCGGCCATAAAGAGCAGTTGCTGAGCCGTCAATGCCACGTCCGAGACATCAATTGGATCGGCCCGCCGCCCACAAGACCCATTGCGGTCGAAACCAAGGTGCGCTACCGCCACGAGGCCGTGAAGGCGATAGTTGCACCCATCGGAGAATCCGATGCCCGGGTTGTGTTTGAAACGCCTGAACCTGCTGTGACACCCGGGCAGGGGGCGGTCTTTTACCAAGGCGATGAAGTGCTCGGCGGAGGATGGATCGAATGAGATCCTATCTCATCGTCACGCTGGGATGCAAAGTGAATCAATGTGAATCCGCGGCACTGGGGCACGCCTTGGAGACGGCGGGGTATGCCCGGACCGACGACAAAGGCGCACCGGATGTCATCGTCGTCAATACCTGTACGGTCACGGGCAAGGCAGCCATGCAGTCGCGCCAGACTATTCGGCAGGCCAGGCGCAGGCACCCCGCCGCCCGGATCGTGGTGACCGGCTGTTATGCCCAGACAGCTCCCGACGAAATAAAGGCCATCGCAGGGGTCGATATGATCGTCGGCCATGATAGCAAATTGCGCATCGCCGACCTGCTCGCTCGCGAACACCGTGCCGCCGATGCGTTGCCCTTCGTACACCACAGGAGCCTTTACGGCTGCAATTTTTCATCGATGCCGTCGGTCGCTTTCGAAGATCGCACCCGCGCCTTTTTAAAAATCCAGGACGGATGCAATACCCGTTGCACATACTGCATCGTTCCCTATGCGCGTGGACAAAGCCGCAGCATGCCGGTCCAGGACGTCCTCGACCATATGCATTCCCTGGCGGGCAAAGCGGTTCGGGAAGTGGTTCTCACCGGAATCCACCTGGGGGTCTATGGTGCGGACCTGACGCCGAGCACTTCGCTGGCGACCGTCATCGAGACGATCCTGGCGAGCACCGCCATCGAACGTATCCGGCTCAGTTCCATAGAACCGGCCGAAGTGGAAGAACGTATCGTAGCGTTAGCCGCGAAGTCCGGTGGCAGGCTATGCCGCCACTTTCATATTCCTTTGCAAAGCGGCGACAACGACGTTTTGGGGCGCATGGGAAGGCCTTATACCCGCCAGGCCTTTTTTGACCTCGTCAGCCGGATACATGCTCATGTGCCGGGCGCGGCCATTGGTGTGGATGTCATGGCCGGATTTCCGGGGGAGAGCGAGGCCGCTTTCGACAACACCTACCGACTGCTTGACGCGCTGCCCATCACCTATCTGCACGTGTTTCCCTATTCACCGCGGAAGGGAACGCCAGCGGCGACCTATCCGCAAAAAGTTCCGGAAAGCACGACCAAAGAGCGATGCCGTCGGTTACGCGATCTCGGCGACAGGAAGCGGACCGCATTTTACCATACCATGATCGGTCAACGTCTCCAGGTGCTCACCGAAACCCGCACCGATCCGGAAACAGGCCAGGCCTTGGGATTGAGCGACAACTATATCCCGGTGGCGGTTGTGGGTGGAGATGTCGAAGCAAACCGGATGATATCGGTCCGCATCACGGCAATCGCGCCCGATGGCAGGGCCGTCGGCCTAATTTAGTGTGCGAAGATACTCTCCAACCGTTCAAGGTCATTGATAACGCGCCAATTACCGCCGCCCTTTTCCGTTTTGCCACGCCATTTTTCGACCCGGTCCAGGTATTTTTTCGGGTCCCGGATGTCGTCGCGCAGTTTGGTGACATTCAAGGCAATGACGTTGAATCCGGAGAGTTGAAACGGCACATCCCGCACATACCCTTTGGCCAACTCTTCCTGGAGATCGGAAAAAATCAGGATATACTTCTGCCCTGCGCCGGCCTCATTAAGATATTCGACGGCTTGCAACAGACCACCCGAAATGTCCGTGTAATTGCTCCCTCTGACAGTCGTCACGAATTGCTCGATGGTTTGCTGAAACGATCGCTTCTGGTTATTGGCCACCGAAGGCCTGGGATCGAAACGGACCTTGGCGACGATGTCTTTTTCGCTGAAACTTCCGGTATCGATTCGTCCGACCGCCAGGGTATCTCCCGGTTGAAGCGTACCCAGCAGATAGTTGATAATGGTCTGAGCCTTTTTCAATTCAGTAGTATAGGTCCCGGAGGTATCGAGCAGCATATAAACACCCCGGCTGCGGTCGACACCTTGGGAACAGCTGGTCATCATCATCCAGCCGATCAATAGCAAAAGAAGGCCTGCTGGTCTCATTCGATCGCCTCCTTTTGCTGGGCGTTGTTTTCCGTCCTCCGACGCCTTTCCCTGGCCTCTCTATCGATCTGATCCCGGCTGTCTCCAGTATCCTTTGTCTGCGATCTCTTTTGTATGATGACACCTTCAAGCCAGAGTGCAGGTACAATGACAAGATCATAGGCATTGATGATCAGCCGCGATATGTAAAAACCCATGTTTCCCAAAAGCCGCAGAACGAATGCAATGATCCGCAGGGCGAAGGCGGCCAGGAGGCCGAGTACCGTTCTGGAGGAGGATATAAAAGATTCAAAAGGAATCGCAACGAAGGTGAGAATAAATGGCAGAATAAATCCCATGATCATCTGGCCGTAGGTTGGAATATTGCTCGTCACGGTCTGGGACGTGTCAATTCCGGCCAATGATTGCCGGAGCGCCTCCATGTCGGCCGCTATGCGATCGCGCATGAAAGCCAGGGAAGATTCGACGCACGCCAGAATAAACAGAAAACTGAACAGGACCCAGAAGATGGTCTTTCTTTTGTTGTCTTCCATGCTGCCGATGATGGAAAACAACCGGGTGATGCGCAGCGCATCCATGACGAAGAATCCCAGAACAATCTCCAAGGACACGATAAACATGCCGGCCACATCGGAAGTCTTGAAATTGCCGATATAGCTGTTGCCGCCAACCATTTCCGACATGGGCAGCGCCACCAAGTTGAAATTGATCATGGCACCGACGACCGCGACGGCCAGGACCACACCGGAAATAAAAAATTGGGTCAGAGAGGATGAAGAGAGCTGCCGTGCGGCTGTTTCGCTTTGATTCAATGTCTTTTCATAGTTATCCATGTATCGATCGATCTTCTTCGATCGCTGATTCAAATTGGAAATGGCTTTTTCCACGCCGCTGAGAGTCTTTTTCACATTGCGCCAAAAAGGCAGCATGCGACTGAGAATGCTGTGACGTTCGGCGACATCGCGGCGGTGCCTCTCAACAGCCGCTTTGTGCTGTTCGTTAAGTGTCTGGTGAATTTCCTCCAGCATGTTCACGACCATACGATCGCCGGTGGGCTTGATGTTGGCAATTGCATCGATCACCTTGACCCAATCGGGCAAGGTCTGGGGAATTTCCGCACTCTTTTGGTAGTCTTCTTCCAGTTTGAGCAGATCTTCGGAAAGCATGCGCTGGACCTTGGGGTATCCTTCCAGGTCCCGGCGGACGGCATCGCTGATCCGATCGAACTCGCGCTCGACCTTTCGTTCCGCCAGTTCCAAACCGGCGGTCATCAGTACCTCCTGGTTGCGCAGCTGAAGCCTTTTTTCGGCCAGTTTTACGGAAGAAGCGGCTAAGCGCATGGCATTGTAGATAATTCTTCCAAATGAAGCCATGGAACGATGAAACGGTTTGCGGGCGAAATACATGGCCAATAACAACAGCACCAGCCAAAGAATACCGGAAAGCAACGGGATGGGTGTGATGGATAATATATGCGCCATGAGAACCTCCACGATTTGGTGTCCATCCACAAAACACGCTTATTCAAAACAGGATCTGTTCTATAACCAACTCAATTATAAATGCAATATATGCGCCAGCGCCCACGCTTCCTGTTATGATATGCGAATTCACAATTCTCAACTGTTTGAGCGATTTTTGTACATAATCCATACAATATTTGACAGTCTCGTAAAATGCGCCTGGGGATACAAAAGTGAACAAGTTCAGTTCGTCGGGTGCGTTGGGTCTATCGGGGCCTGGGAGAATCGATTTGGAGTCGTGAGGTTCACTCGTCGGCCGGAAATTTGCTACCGGGAAGGTCCTCTTTACCAGGACTGTTTATGGCCAGCGCCTTGTCTCCCTCCAGCCGCACATCATAAAAGACGTAAGCCTTTGCCATTTCGCGCAAGTTCTCCACGGATTCCTTTAATTGCAGAATGTGTCCATCCGTACACCGGTTTGCCGTTTCGCTTGCACGACTGCCGCCATTGGGAGCGATCTCATCGATGATGTGCATGCATTGTCCGGTCTGCTTCCATATATACAAAAGCAACTCCTGCAAATTGGCGGCAAGCTCATTGATGCCCGATCCAATCTGCCCGAACTCATCGGAACCGGAAATGTCCACCGTCTCGTTGAGTTTTCCCTGGGCGAGGTTATAGACTGCACGCTGGATTTTTTGGAGGGGATGATGGATTCGGCGCGTGGCGGTTCGCACCCATATGACCGATAAAATCAGGGCAGAAAAATAGCCGGCCGTTAGAAGCAGAAAAACCCGCAGCTTTATGCCGGAATAAGGCGTTTGCGCCGCCTGGGCGTTGCCGAGCGTCTGATCTGACGCAGTAAGGTGGTAATGATCCAAGCCGCTGGATATTTCATTATATACCAGGATAAAGGCCAAGGCAGCGGTGAGCAATACGATCAGTAGTAGCGACCACATCCATCGGCGAATATAGGACAATCCATTATTCATGAGCGGCCAAATCAAAGGCTGACTATCTGTATGAAGTCAAATTCACCGTACTCTTGCATGATGACGGGATTCACAACCGATCCAGGGCGGCGACCTCCTCATCATTGAGCATACGCTCGAGGTCAACGACCACAAGAAGGCCTCTCTGTGTTTCGGTGACGCCGCGGATATACTTGCTTCTAAGACCCGACAAGATAATGTCCGGCGCCGGTAAAATGGTATCTTCACGAACCCTCAATATCGGCGTCACCGAATCCACTCGATATCCTACCTGTCGGCTACCGGCCTGGGCGACTAAAACCCATGATTTTTCTTGGCCCACGGTCGACGGGGATACGCCCATCAGGTGACCCAGGTTGACGATGGGAATGACTTGCCCCCTGAGCTGTGTGATCCCCTCTACGAACCGCGGTGCAGCAATTGCTTCTCCCACTTCCGGTTCACGGAGGATTTCACGAATGGTCAGGATATCGGCACCCAGCAATTTGGGACCGACATGGAAACCGATGAGTTGAACGATATTTTCCTGGTCTAGACTCAGCGCCATAGCGACTCATCCAAAAAGAGGCGGCGTGCCGCAAAGGGCCTGAGGCACGCCGCTCTTTTGTTCATTCAGCGATTACTACTCGCCCGGGTTTTCCCGTTCGCCGGGATTACTGCTGCTCGCGGCATCGAATCCTTCGACGACCTCACCCCTGCGGATCTTGAACTGGGCCACCTGTCGTGTCAGGTTGGCAGACAAGCGCTGCATCTCCAGGGTAATACCCACAACCTGGCTTGCACCGGACGCCGTCTGTTTGGCGCGTTCCGCAGATTCGGTGGTCACCTCTCGCAGATGCTGGGATCGACCGGCCTGGGCATCGGTCAATTGCTTCACATGTTCCGAACGCTGTACGATGCCGCGCATCTCTTCACCCACGGTATTGGATCGCTCCGTGGCCTTGGCCACCTGTTGGGAAATGTGGTTGGCTTTTTCCACCAGCGCGGAGAGCGCCTTTTGGGCCGCTTCACGCCGAGCGCCCTGCTGGCCAGCCATGCCGGCGATATCTTTTGCCAAACGGCTCAGGTCGTCGACCAGTTTATTGACTTCGGATGTATTGTCAGCCAGCAAGTCGGATGCCCGGGCGATCTCTTCGATGGCACGCATGTTGATTTCACCACCCTGGGCAATTTTGTGCAGAGCACCTTGGGAACGGTCGGTCAGACGGGTCCCCTCTTCAACCTTATTGGTCGAATCCTTGATCAGTTGGGTAATCTCCTTGGCAGCTTCGGAAGATCGCTGGGCCAGCTTACCGACTTCGTCCGCGACCACTGCAAAACCACGTCCGTGCACACCAGCTCTGGCCGCTTCGATGGCCGCGTTAAGCGCCAGCAAGTTCGTTTGTTCCGCAATTTCGGTGATGACGCCGATGATGTCTGCAATCTGCTCGGACGAACTCTTAATGGCCTGCATACCTTTAACGGTGGCGTCTACCGTGTTTCGACCTTCTTCGGCTGCATCAAGCACCATGCGGCCTTGCTCGGTGGCCCGGTTGGCGGCCCGAGTCATCTCTTCCACCGATTTTGCAATCTGGCGCATCGACTCGGTCATCTGCAGCACCTGTTCGCTCTGGCGCTGTGCGATGGCGGTAACCTTGCCGCCGGTTTCACCCATGGCCGCCACACGTTCCGTCGCAACGCTCGCTTCCTGGATCTGCTCGCTGCTCGCATCGTCCATCTGTTTCATCTCTTGAATCAGTTGGGTCAACCTTTCAAAAGATTTGTTGGCCACCTCCGCCTGGCTGTTGGAAGCCTGTTGCACCTGGCTGGCAGTTTCACCCATCTGCGCCACGGTCTCGAGCACCGCGACCATCTGTTTTTCTTCCTGCTCGGCACGGTCGCGGTTGGCCGTCGCGCGTTTGGCCACATCTGCGGACTGGCTGTTCACGCCTTTGGCAGCATCTTCAACCATGCCGAATGAATCGCGCATGGCTTTCATCATGTTGTTGAACTCACGACCCATCATGCCGATCTCGTCCCTCGAACTGACGGGTACGTCGAGGGTCAAATCGCGTTCCCGGGCCACCTGACGAATCGTGTTGGCCATGCCGAGAATCGGGCGCGTGATGTTACCAACCAGCAACCAGATGACGCCTGCCAGAACGAGGACGGCCAGCAGGCCGATCATGCCTGCCTGGATTGAAATCTGACGCGCGGGCGCGGTGATGGTTTTCTCCGGGATGTTCGTGGCCAGACTCCAAGGTTTATCAGAAAAGCCGATCTGGATGGGTGAGAAAGCGTAAAAGGCCACCTGGCCAGACGTCTTGGAAAGTTTTCTTTCGGTGGCTTCCATACCGTTTTTCACCGCCTGGATGCTCTCCGGCAGGAACTCGAAAAACTCCATCGGTTTGCCGACGTTGCTCCAACGGGTGGGATGGGCGGCAAAAATGCCGTTGTTGGCGATCATAAATCCATACCCATCCTCGTAAAATCTCACGCGTTTGATGATGGCTTCAAATGATTTCAGAGGGATATCGATGCCGACGACGCCCACGACCTGGTCATTGAAACGAATGGGAACGGCCATGACGGTCTTGTATTGTTGTTCGCCATTGATTTCAAAAATGGTGGGATCGAAAACGACCTCACGTCCTGTACTCAGGGGGTTCAGATAATAATCTCCCTTGCCCGGGACATTGTACTCTTGCAGGGGCATCAACTCCGGCAGACCCGTCAGGCGGTTCCAATACGGCACGAAACGGCCCGTTTCATCATGGCCGGCGGCGTTGGCAAACTCCTTGTCCTTATTGTCCAAGGCATTGGGCTCCCAACAGGTCCAAACCGCCACGAAGCTGGGGTATTCCTCCAGAATATTCTTAAGAATGCTGTTGATCGTACCCCGGTCCGGCACACCCCGGTTTTTCATACCCTGCATGGTTTGGGCCAGAGTTCGGGCCGTGTCGATGGCCACCTGCATGTCGGCCTGCACCACCGTGGCCCAATGGCGGCCAACCTCCTTGGCAGCCTCTTCGGCCTGCGCTAATGCATTGTCGCGTGCTTTCCACCAGATATAGGCAATGGACAAAGAAAGCGCCAAAATAGCTACTAAAAGGATCTGAGCCATCATTTTGGGCCTTAACCCCAGTGATCTGATCTTATCCAACATGTTTCTTGCCTCCTGTCCGTAGTTGCCGAAATTTTTCCCGGGCAATTTCCATCCGATTCTAAATTCCTTTTAGTCCGTCAATCCGTGAGCAACATGTCTCACTGGGATTGATTTGCAAAATTTCCCCCCCTCTGAATGAACTCGACCTTTTCAGGTTTCCAGGGGAGTCCAAATACAAATTGGTAATGCTTTTTCGATTATCGGTTCATTAAAAAAAATCTTTAATATGGGAGGGAAGAATTAAATCGATTCGGTTGTGTGTTCAATGAATATAGATAAATCTAAAAGCAATTAAATTATGTATAAAAGCATGGAGCCATAAAATATCATCCGGGTTATTGTCAAACAAAAGATGGACGGCGAATTTCTTGAAAATTAAATAATATTTGAAACTTGCCAGGTAAAAGGGGCAGGGTTAAGTGTGAGGGGGACCTGTTTTTGAAAGATAAAAAGCAATGCCGTTGACGTTAGGCGTTTGGTTTCCATTCGGGCGGGGCTGAACCCCGCCCCTGCAACGCCCGGTCATGACAGCTGCTTGTATTATAACAAGATCTCGTAGGGGCGGGCTTTATGCCCGCCCGCAACGCCCGCGTAAGTTACTGACATTGAGATAAAAGCTGAATCGATAAAGAGGGATTTGTCCGCCGATCGCTACCGCTGTCGAATTGATTTCTTGTCTATGAGCTAAGGGGGGCAGGCCTATCATGACCCCAGAGCCGATGACATCATGTCATTTTGGCGACGAATGAGTGAATTGATCTGCACTTGTTGAGATAGGGACAACGAGCCGAATTCCACGCCGATCCTTTTAATCATTAAAGAAGCGAAGGATCCATTCAGCGCACTGTCGATGGTCGAAACCAACCTGGCGGGCAGATTGCGGATAAAATAGCCTTTGCCGGTTGCAAACAGGTCCACATGGAGGTCGCGGCGGCCGCTCAATCTGTTGGAAACCGCATCCAAATCGACAAACGTGAATGCCATGCCGGTCGAGCTGATCTCCACCATTTGCCCCATCATCTCGGGTTGGGTGTCAACGACGACGTAGACATTTTCATCGACCTGGGTTCGTTTTTCTTTGCGACGGTTGTCTTCGGAAATCTTTTCCATGTACACTCTTTTTCCCCCGCCCCTGACATTTAATACATGAATGGCGTTTATCTTTGAAAACACGTAACGGCCGGGAATAATACGGCATCGCATTTAAGCAATAGCCATACCAAAACGTTATCACGTTGTTATTTATGATATTTACTGTAACTTGATGGCCCTTTTCAGCTCAAAAAATTGCACCCATAGGGATAAATGCACCTTTTTTGCGCACTTTGAAAAAATCCCGATCAAATTTTGTCCATTGGCTTTTGGCACCAATTTCTGTATTCGACCCTGTGAATTGGAACGGGACTCAGAATCATTTTGTGGGGGCGCAACGACATGCAAGCTTTCTGGGATTGGTGGCAGCATCTGCCGGAACATATCGACCCGGTCATTTTCCAAATCGGCAGTTTCCGCCTCCAGTATTATGGCCTGATGTACCTATTGGCCTTCGGCACGACCTACCTCATCGCCCGATACCGCCTTAAAAATGAAACCCGCTGGCATGTATCGATCGAACATTTACAAGGCCTCATGACGGCCATGATCCTCGGACTGATCCTGGGGGCAAGGCTGGGATATGTCGTGTTTTATAATTTTTCTTACTACGCGGTAAATCCTCTGGAAATATTCCTGCCTTTCGAATTTCGCGATGGCATCCGCTTCACCGGCATATCCGGGATGTCCTATCATGGGGGGTTGGTCGGAACCTTTTTGGGTATGTGGTGGTATTCGCGCAAATATCGGTTGGGCGCATTCACCGCCCTGGATCTGCTTCCCCCCTGTGCGGCAGCAGGATATACGTTCGGTCGCATCGGCAACTTTCTCAACGGCGAGTTGTGGGGGCGAGTCACCAGCGCACCGATCGGCATGCATTTTCCCAATGCGGGAGACCATGCCTTGCGCCATCCCTCGCAACTCTACGAGGCTTTCGGCGAAGGCATACTTCTGTTTATCTTGTTGTGGTCGTTACGCCATCGCATCCGCACACCGGGCGTCATGTTCAGCTGCTACCTGATCGGTTACGGCGTGATCCGTTTTGTCATAGAGTTCTTCAGGGAGCCAGATGCGCATCTTGGTTTCGTCTTTTTCACCCTCTCCATGGGCCAGATGCTATGCGGCACCATGATATTGATCGGTCTGGCATCGATGATTTTCTTTTTTAAACTTTCAGGAAATAGTCGTGGAAGCAATCGTCCTGATTAAGCTCGGGATGAAAGGTGGTGGCCATGATCTTATCTTTTTGTATAAATACCGGATCGTTACCACGGCTGGCGTGAACGGTCACCTCTTCACCGACGCGATCGATGCGCGGTGCCCGGATAAAAACCGCGGGGTAGCGTTCTTGTTTCATCACCGGGATGTCGATGAAGTGAACGCTGCTGGCAATTTGTCGCCCGTAGGCATTGCGGATGACCGATATGGGCAATGCGGCGAGGCTCCCCGCATTGCCATCGACCTGTTCCGCCAAAAGAATCGAGCCGGCACACACCCCCCATACCGGCATGCCCTCACGGATTCTTTGGTACAGCGGTGTCCGCATATCGAATTCTTCGAGAAACTTGGCCATCACCGTGCTTTCGCCACCCGGTATGATCAAGCGGTCAATGGCGTTCAACGCCATGCTGTCCCGCACGATCCGATAGGACACGGCACAACGCTTTAAGTGGGGAATATGGTCCAGAAAAGCGCCTTGCAGTCCCAATAAACCGACAATCGTCATACCACACCCCCTGCAAGCCCGCCAAACGATCGAGCCTGTCTATCACCCGCTTTGCCGGTTTGTGCGGCCGGACGGATCAAACACCGCGTTCCGCCATTTTAATGTCG
This Desulfatitalea tepidiphila DNA region includes the following protein-coding sequences:
- a CDS encoding methyl-accepting chemotaxis protein produces the protein MLDKIRSLGLRPKMMAQILLVAILALSLSIAYIWWKARDNALAQAEEAAKEVGRHWATVVQADMQVAIDTARTLAQTMQGMKNRGVPDRGTINSILKNILEEYPSFVAVWTCWEPNALDNKDKEFANAAGHDETGRFVPYWNRLTGLPELMPLQEYNVPGKGDYYLNPLSTGREVVFDPTIFEINGEQQYKTVMAVPIRFNDQVVGVVGIDIPLKSFEAIIKRVRFYEDGYGFMIANNGIFAAHPTRWSNVGKPMEFFEFLPESIQAVKNGMEATERKLSKTSGQVAFYAFSPIQIGFSDKPWSLATNIPEKTITAPARQISIQAGMIGLLAVLVLAGVIWLLVGNITRPILGMANTIRQVARERDLTLDVPVSSRDEIGMMGREFNNMMKAMRDSFGMVEDAAKGVNSQSADVAKRATANRDRAEQEEKQMVAVLETVAQMGETASQVQQASNSQAEVANKSFERLTQLIQEMKQMDDASSEQIQEASVATERVAAMGETGGKVTAIAQRQSEQVLQMTESMRQIAKSVEEMTRAANRATEQGRMVLDAAEEGRNTVDATVKGMQAIKSSSEQIADIIGVITEIAEQTNLLALNAAIEAARAGVHGRGFAVVADEVGKLAQRSSEAAKEITQLIKDSTNKVEEGTRLTDRSQGALHKIAQGGEINMRAIEEIARASDLLADNTSEVNKLVDDLSRLAKDIAGMAGQQGARREAAQKALSALVEKANHISQQVAKATERSNTVGEEMRGIVQRSEHVKQLTDAQAGRSQHLREVTTESAERAKQTASGASQVVGITLEMQRLSANLTRQVAQFKIRRGEVVEGFDAASSSNPGERENPGE
- a CDS encoding PilZ domain-containing protein, whose protein sequence is MEKISEDNRRKEKRTQVDENVYVVVDTQPEMMGQMVEISSTGMAFTFVDLDAVSNRLSGRRDLHVDLFATGKGYFIRNLPARLVSTIDSALNGSFASLMIKRIGVEFGSLSLSQQVQINSLIRRQNDMMSSALGS
- the lgt gene encoding prolipoprotein diacylglyceryl transferase, translating into MQAFWDWWQHLPEHIDPVIFQIGSFRLQYYGLMYLLAFGTTYLIARYRLKNETRWHVSIEHLQGLMTAMILGLILGARLGYVVFYNFSYYAVNPLEIFLPFEFRDGIRFTGISGMSYHGGLVGTFLGMWWYSRKYRLGAFTALDLLPPCAAAGYTFGRIGNFLNGELWGRVTSAPIGMHFPNAGDHALRHPSQLYEAFGEGILLFILLWSLRHRIRTPGVMFSCYLIGYGVIRFVIEFFREPDAHLGFVFFTLSMGQMLCGTMILIGLASMIFFFKLSGNSRGSNRPD
- the pdxT gene encoding pyridoxal 5'-phosphate synthase glutaminase subunit PdxT, giving the protein MTIVGLLGLQGAFLDHIPHLKRCAVSYRIVRDSMALNAIDRLIIPGGESTVMAKFLEEFDMRTPLYQRIREGMPVWGVCAGSILLAEQVDGNAGSLAALPISVIRNAYGRQIASSVHFIDIPVMKQERYPAVFIRAPRIDRVGEEVTVHASRGNDPVFIQKDKIMATTFHPELNQDDCFHDYFLKV